A window from Solanum stenotomum isolate F172 chromosome 7, ASM1918654v1, whole genome shotgun sequence encodes these proteins:
- the LOC125871120 gene encoding receptor-like protein 7: MRFLHFLWIFLIPFLQILLGNEIFLVSSQCLDDQKSLLLQLKGSFQYDSTLSNKLARWNQNTTECCNWNGVTCDLSGHVIALELDDEKISSGIENASALFSLQYLERLNLAYNKFNVSIPVGIGNLTNLKYLNLSNAGFVGQIPMMLSRLTRLVTLDLSTLFPDFDQPLKLENPNLSRFIENSTELRELYLDGVDLSAQRTEWCQSLSSYLPNLAVLSLRDCRISGPIHESLSELHFLSSIRLDQNNLSTTVPEYFANFSSMTTLNLASCNLQGTFPERIFQVSVLESLDLSTNELLGGSIPIFLQNGSLRRLSLSYTNFSGSLPESISDLQNLSRLELSNCNFSGPIPSTMANLTNLVYLDFSFNNFTGSIPYFQQSKKLTYLDLSRNGLSGLLSRAHFEGLSELVNINLGNNLLNGTLPAYIFELPSLQQLFLNSNQFVGQVDEFRNASSSLLDTIDLSNNHLNGSIPKSTFEIGRLKVLSLSSNFFRGIVPLDLIGRLSNLSRLELSYNNLTVDASSSNSASFTFPQLNILKLASCRLQKFPDLKNQSRMIHLDLSDNQIRGAIPNWIWGIGGGGLTHLNLSFNQLEYVEQPYRASSYLVVLDLHSNRLKGDLLIPPSSPIYVDYSSNNLSNSIPPDIGNSLALASFFSVANNSITGIIPESICNISYLQVLDFSNNDLSGAIPRCLLENSTTLGVLNLGNNRLCGVIPDSFPIGCALKTLDLSRNIFEGKLPKSLVNCTLLEVLNVGNNRLFDRFPCMLRNSTSLKVLVLRSNKFNGNLTCNITRNSWKNLQIIDIASNYFTGMLNAECFSNWRGMMLANDYVETGRNHIQYKFLQLSNLYYQDTVTLTIKGVELELVKILRVFTSIDFSSNRFQGMIPETVGDLSSLYVLNLSHNALEGPIPKSIGKLQMLESLDLSTNHLSGEIPSELSNLTFLAALNLSFNNLFGSIPLSNQFQTFSADSYEGNRDLCGLPLNVTCKSDAPELKPAPSFQDDSYDWQFIFTGVGYGVGAAISIAPLLFYKQGNKYFDKHLERMLKLMFPRYGFSYTRFDPGKVVAVEHYEDETPDDTEDDDEGGKEASLGRYCVFCSKLDFQRKEAMHDPKCTCHMSSSPNSFPPTPSSSSPLLVIYHKKF; the protein is encoded by the coding sequence ATGAGATTTTTACACTTTCTATGGATCTTCTTGATACcctttttgcaaattttatTAGGTAATGAGATTTTCTTGGTTTCCTCTCAATGTCTTGATGATCAAAAGTCCTTGTTGCTGCAGTTGAAGGGAAGCTTCCAATATGATTCTACTTTGTCAAATAAATTGGCAAGATGGAACCAGAACACAACTGAATGTTGCAATTGGAATGGGGTTACATGTGACCTCTCTGGTCATGTGATTGCCTTGGAGCTGGATGATGAGAAAATTTCTAGTGGAATTGAGAATGCAAGTGCTCTATTCAGTCTTCAGTATCTTGAGAGGCTAAATTTGGCTTACAACAAGTTCAATGTTAGCATACCAGTTGGTATAGGCAACCTCACCAACTTGAAGTACCTGAATTTATCGAATGCCGGTTTTGTTGGCCAAATTCCTATGATGTTATCAAGATTAACAAGGCTAGTTACTCTTGATCTCTCAACTCTGTTCCCTGACTTTGACCAGCCACTAAAACTTGAGAATCCCAATTTGAGTCGTTTCATTGAGAACTCAACTGAGCTTAGAGAGCTTTACCTTGATGGAGTTGATCTTTCAGCTCAGAGGACTGAGTGGTGTCAATCTTTATCTTCATATTTGCCTAACTTGGCCGTCTTGAGCTTGCGTGATTGTCGAATTTCAGGCCCTATTCATGAATCACTTTCTGAGCTTCACTTTCTCTCTTCCATCCGTCTTGACCAGAACAATCTCTCTACAACAGTTCCTGAATATTTTGCCAATTTCTCGAGCATGACTACTTTGAACCTCGCCTCTTGTAATTTGCAAGGAACATTTCCTGAAAGAATATTTCAGGTATCAGTTTTAGAGAGTTTGGACTTGTCAACTAACGAGTTGCTTGGTGGTAGTATTCcgatttttcttcaaaatggATCTTTGAGGAGACTATCACTAAGCTACACCAACTTTTCTGGTTCATTACCAGAGTCCATTTCGGACCTTCAAAACCTATCCAGGTTAGAGCTCTCCAACTGCAATTTCAGTGGACCAATACCTTCCACAATGGCAAACCTTACCAATCTTGTTTATTTAGATTTCTCCTTCAACAATTTCACTGGTTCTATCCCATATTTCCAACAGTCCAAGAAACTCACCTACTTAGACCTTTCACGTAATGGTCTAAGTGGTCTCTTGTCTAGAGCTCATTTTGAAGGACTCTCAGAGCTTGTTAACATAAATTTAGGGAACAATTTACTCAATGGGACCCTTCCTGCATATATATTTGAGCTCCCCTCCTTGCAGCAGCTTTTTCTTAATAGCAATCAATTTGTTGGCCAAGTCGACGAATTCCGCAATGCATCCTCCTCTCTGTTGGATACAATTGATTTGAGTAACAACCACCTGAATGGATCAATTCCCAAGTCCACGTTTGAAATTGGGAGGCTTAAGGTCCTCTCACTTTCTTCCAACTTCTTTAGGGGGATCGTGCCCCTCGACCTCATTGGGAGGCTGAGCAACCTTTCAAGACTGGAGCTTTCTTACAATAACTTGACTGTTGATGCAAGTAGCAGCAATTCAGCCTCTTTCACATTTCCCCAGTTGAACATATTGAAACTAGCTTCTTGTCGGCTGCAAAAGTTTCCTGATCTCAAGAATCAGTCTAGGATGATCCACTTAGACCTTTCAGACAACCAAATACGGGGGGCAATACCAAATTGGATCTGGGGAATTGGTGGTGGAGGTCTTACTCACCTGAATCTTTCCTTCAATCAGCTGGAGTACGTAGAACAGCCTTACCGTGCTTCCAGCTATCTTGTAGTCCTTGACTTGCATTCGAACCGTTTAAAAGGTGACTTACTAATTCCACCTTCCTCTCCCATCTATGTGGACTATTCGAGCAATAATTTAAGCAATTCCATCCCACCAGATATTGgaaattctcttgctcttgccTCTTTTTTCTCAGTAGCAAACAATAGCATCACTGGAATAATTCCTGAATCCATATGCAATATCAGCTACCTTCAAGTTCTTGATTTCTCTAACAATGACTTGAGTGGAGCAATACCACGATGTCTACTGGAAAATAGTACAACTCTTGGAGTGCTGAATCTAGGGAACAATAGACTCTGTGGTGTTATACCAGATTCATTTCCAATTGGTTGTGCTCTAAAAACATTAGACCTCAGCAGGAATATCTTTGAAGGGAAGCTACCAAAATCGCTCGTCAACTGCACGTTGTTGGAGGTCCTGAATGTTGGAAATAACCGTCTTTTTGATCGTTTCCCATGCATGTTGAGGAACTCAACCAGCCTGAAGGTCCTAGTCTTGCGCTCCAATAAATTCAATGGAAATCTTACGTGTAATATAACCAGAAATAGTTGGAAGAATCTCCAGATCATAGATATAGCTTCCAACTATTTTACTGGTATGTTGAATGCAGAATGCTTTTCAAATTGGAGAGGAATGATGTTAGCAAATGATTACGTGGAGACAGGACGCAATCACATCCAGTATAAGTTCCTCCAACTAAGTAACTTGTACTATCAGGACACAGTGACATTAACCATCAAAGGCGTGGAGCTGGAGCTTGTGAAGATTCTCAGGGTCTTCACATCTATTGATTTCTCTTCAAATAGATTTCAAGGAATGATACCAGAAACGGTTGGGGATCTTAGCTCACTTTATGTTTTGAACCTGTCACACAATGCCCTCGAGGgaccaattccaaaatcaattGGGAAGCTACAAATGCTTGAATCACTAGACCTGTCAACAAACCACCTGTCCGGGGAGATCCCCTCAGAGCTTTCAAATCTCACATTCTTAGCAGCTTTGAATTTATCATTCAACAATTTGTTTGGCAGTATCCCATTGAGTAATCAATTTCAAACATTCTCAGCAGATTCCTATGAAGGAAACAGAGACCTATGCGGGCTCCCTCTTAATGTCACCTGCAAAAGCGATGCTCCAGAGTTGAAACCAGCACCAAGTTTTCAAGATGACTCTTATGATTGGCAGTTCATATTTACAGGTGTGGGATATGGAGTAGGGGCAGCAATCTCCATTGCACCTCTGTTGTTTTACAAGCAAGGGAACAAATACTTTGACAAACATTTGGAGAGAATGCTTAAACTGATGTTTCCAAGATACGGGTTCAGTTACACCAGATTTGACCCTGGGAAGGTTGTGGCTGTGGAACACTATGAAGATGAGACCCCAGATGACACCGAAGATGATGATGAGGGGGGAAAAGAAGCATCTCTTGGGCGTTATTGTGTCTTCTGTAGTAAACTTGATTTTCAGAGAAAGGAAGCAATGCATGATCCTAAATGCACTTGTCATATGTCATCATCCCCCAATTCTTTTCCTCCTACACCATCCTCTTCTTCACCTTTATTAGTCATATATCACAAAAAGTTTTGA
- the LOC125869984 gene encoding receptor-like serine/threonine-protein kinase SD1-7, with amino-acid sequence MELDCVVAILIVFCCSFITLLASEESIKMGKSITGNQKMISAGGNFALGFFTPRNSTFTYLGIWYNTIPEQTVIWIANRESRIPQNSTAVFTIGNDGNFVIFEVKDQLIWSSNVSSITSNSTVGALLDNGNLVLIHGESDILWQSFDHPTDTLMPDMKFGYNRKTGQRTLINSWTSNEDPRPGNFSFGIDPEGRMRRFYILKQNSIYFRFDDSIVYSGGNIGGIGWYISVVSGNDGVFVTYGYTKGLVTSRVVLRPNGYLELLEWHQNANKWIVKHQAPKSLCERYAACGPFGSCEVISSGLCRCLTGFEPRFSTDWENGKWNDGCVRKVALSCDGGDMFLKYDEDMKFPDHTISLGHISIKDCETQCIRNCSCSAYAYSNNTCLIWFGDLLDLSHNFPSGRVLNVRVRGSEPVSHGGSRNSAHRHKVFVVIIVSAISVILLLISILFFIFKRKHLRRQGWKNGTKAFFRSVSSLYSVENSNMKLLQYNLQKIREATNNFHGEHKLGEGGFGPVFKGFLAEFGDVAIKRLSKRSSQGLEEFMNELKLIAKLQHKNLVSLLGCCVEGEEKILIYEYMSNCSLDKFLFDPSLKVTLDWVTRLGIIEGIAQGMLYLHKYSRLKVIHRDLKASNILLDQEMIPKISDFGMARIFGTDQTQANTNRAWSKWKEGKILELIDPSLRETCDNNKATICILVALLCVQEMPVDRPTMSDVSLMLSNETTPIHEPKEPAFRSSWQSQQLRDVSINEMTITLPIPR; translated from the exons ATGGAGTTGGATTGTGTTGTAGctattttaattgtattttgttgttCTTTCATTACGCTTCTGGCGAGTGAAGAAAGTATCAAGATGGGCAAATCAATCACTGGTAATCAGAAAATGATTTCAGCTGGTGGAAATTTTGCCTTAGGCTTCTTCACTCCGCGTAATTCTACATTTACCTATCTTGGCATATGGTACAACACAATCCCCGAGCAAACGGTCATTTGGATTGCTAATAGAGAATCTCGAATTCCTCAGAATTCTACTGCTGTTTTCACTATTGGCAATGATGggaattttgtgatttttgagGTGAAAGATCAACTTATTTGGTCATCAAATGTTTCATCcataacttcaaattctacTGTAGGAGCACTGCTAGATAATGGAAATCTAGTGCTCATACATGGTGAGTCTGATATATTGTGGCAGAGCTTTGATCATCCTACGGATACGCTTATGCCTGATATGAAATTTGGTTATAATAGAAAAACAGGACAACGAACTCTGATCAATTCGTGGACAAGTAATGAAGATCCTCGGCCTGGAAATTTTTCATTTGGGATAGATCCTGAAGGGCGGATGCGGCGTTTTTATATATTGAAGCAGAACAGTATTTATTTTAGGTTTGATGATAGTATTGTATACTCTGGAGGGAATATCGGGGGAATTGGTTGGTATATTTCTGTTGTTTCGGGGAATGATGGAGTTTTTGTTACTTATGGTTATACCAAAGGATTGGTAACATCAAGGGTTGTTTTGCGTCCTAATGGTTACCTTGAGTTACTGGAATGGCATCAAAATGCTAATAAGTGGATAGTTAAACATCAGGCACCAAAATCTCTTTGTGAACGTTACGCGGCGTGTGGTCCATTTGGAAGCTGTGAGGTTATATCAAGTGGATTATGCAGATGCTTAACTGGATTTGAACCAAGATTTTCAACAGATTGGGAGAACGGGAAATGGAATGATGGTTGTGTTAGAAAAGTAGCATTGAGTTGTGATGGCGGAGACATGTTCTTGAAATATGATGAGGATATGAAGTTTCCGGATCATACTATCTCGTTAGGACATATAAGCATTAAGGACTGTGAAACGCAGTGCATTAGGAACTGTTCTTGTTCAGCTTATGCTTATTCAAATAACACCTGTTTAATTTGGTTTGGAGATTTACTGGACCTTTCCCACAACTTTCCTAGTGGCAGAGTTCTCAATGTTCGAGTTCGTGGCTCTGAGCCAG TTAGTCATGGTGGATCTAGGAATTCAGCTCACAGACACAAAGTTTTCGTTGTGATAATTGTTTCTGCAATATCTGTCATCTTACTTCTTATAAgtattcttttctttatcttcAAAAGAAAGCACTTGAGAAGACAAG GCTGGAAGAATGGAACTAAAGCTTTCTTTAGGTCCGTGTCTAGTTTATATTCAGTTGAAAATAGCAATATGAAGTTGCTGCAGTACAACCTTCAGAAAATAAGAGAGGCTACTAACAACTTTCATGGAGAACACAAACTTGGGGAAGGTGGATTCGGTCCTGTGTTTAAG GGGTTTTTAGCTGAGTTCGGGGACGTAGCCATCAAAAGGCTAAGCAAGAGGTCATCACAAGGACTGGAGGAGTTTATGAATGAATTGAAGCTAATCGCAAAACTGCAGCACAAGAATCTTGTCAGCCTCTTAGGATGCTGTGTTGAAGGGGAGGAGAAGATACTAATCTATGAGTATATGTCCAATTGCAGCTTGGACAAATTTCTGTTTG accCTTCGTTGAAGGTTACACTCGATTGGGTTACACGTTTGGGGATAATAGAAGGAATTGCTCAAGGAATGCTTTACTTGCATAAGTACTCGAGATTAAAAGTCATCCACAGGGACTTAAAAGCAAGCAACATTTTGCTAGATCAAGAGATGATCCCTAAAATATCAGACTTTGGAATGGCAAGGATTTTTGGAACTGATCAAACACAGGCCAATACAAATCGA GCATGGAGTAAgtggaaagaaggaaaaatcttGGAGTTGATTGATCCGTCCCTAAGAGAAACCTGCGACAATAACAAAGCAACAATATGTATTCTGGTTGCCCTTCTTTGTGTTCAAGAAATGCCTGTTGATCGACCAACAATGTCTGATGTATCTTTGATGTTAAGCAACGAAACAACGCCTATCCATGAACCAAAAGAACCTGCTTTTCGTAGCAGTTGGCAATCTCAGCAGTTACGTGATGTATCCATAAATGAGATGACGATTACCTTGCCAATACCGCGATGA